The DNA segment attgccatttgacaaattcgatgttattttgcgtatggattggttgacactacatgatgccatagtaaattgtagacagaaaactaTTAAAATGAAATGTAAAAATGGTGAAGTTATTCGGGTTGAAACCAATGAATCAAGTGAATTTGTGATTTCGTCTATGTCTACTTAGAGGTACgtaaggaaaggttgtgaagcttatcttgcttatgtgttgaatacaaaaaatgtctgaattgaaaattgaatcattgTCGGTAGTcagtgaatatccggatgtgtttccagaggagttgTTTGGGTTATCtctgatcagagaggttgagtttgctatttaTTTAGTACTTGGGACTGCACCGATATCAATTGCTCCGTATAAGATGGCtttgactgaattgaaagaattgaaagctcagttgcaagagttgacagataagggttttacgAGACCGAGTTcttctccctagggtgctccagtgttatttgtaaagaagaaagacggatctatgagactttgtatcaattaccgacagctcaacaagttgattataaagaacaagtatcctttgccgaggattgatgacttgtttgatcagttaaaatgAGCAGcgtattctcaaagattgatttgagatctgactactatcaattgagagttaaagagttggACGTGCCGAAGATTGCTTTCAGGACAAGGTataggcattatgaatttcttgttatgcctttcggactaactaaTGCTCCAGCAGTTTTTATGGGcttgatgaattaaattttttgatcgtatttagataagtttgtggttgtgtttatcgatgatattctgatttattctcgagataagtccgagcatgctgaacagtTGAGAACTGTATTGCAGAtgttgagagataagaaattgtttgctaaattcagtaaaagtgagttttggcttcgagaagtcagatttttgggacatatcgttTCAGGTGGTGGTATtggggttgatccaagtaagatttcaacaattgttgagtggaaacagCCAAGGAATGTatttgaagttagaagctttttgggtttagccggttattaccgacattTTGTCAAatgattctcgatgattgctactcctatgaccaagttgttgcaaaaagatgttaaatttgaatggtctgaaaaatgtcagcaaagttttgagaaattgaaagcattattgactggGGCACCGATTTTAGTATAACCTAAATCAGGaaaggaatttgtaatttatagtgacacTTCATTGagtggtttgggatgtgtgttgatgcaagagggcaaagtgatagcttgtgCCTCGAAACAGTTGAAATTATacaagaagaattatccgacgcatgacttgaAATTGGCCGCCATCgtttttactttgaaaatttggcgtcatcatttgtacggtgataAATGCCATATCTTTACTAATCATAAGAGTTCAAAATacctgatgactcagaaagatctgaacatgcgacaacggagatggcttgagttactgaaggattatgaactagtgattgactaccattcgGGAAAGGTAAATGTAGTCGTAAATGCTTTGAGCAGGaagtccttgtttgctttgagaactATGAGTACGAGATTGACTTTGTCTAATGACGGTTCAATTTTggccgagttgagagctagaccaatatttctttagcaaatttgtgaagctcagaaaaatgataatgaattgcaagatcaaagagctcagtgtgaatcggGCAGTGATTCAGACTTTTGGATCGGTTCAGAtaattgtttgatgttccgagatagagtatgtgtaccaaagaatgatgaactcattcagaaaattttatACGAGGCACACAGAGGTTGTTTATCAGTTCATGtaggtagtatgaaaatgtataatgatttgaagaaattgttttGGTGGttaggtatgaaacgagatatctttgaatttgtatcgaaatatttaatttgtcaacaattaaaagctgaacaccaaatgccttcaggtttacttcagccaatgatgatacccgaatggaaatgggataagaTTACAATGGACTTCGTAACGGGTTTGTctttgactccgaaaaagaacgATGTCATTTGGGTTGCTGTTGACAGATTGAAAAAATcactcattttataccggtacgtactgactattcacttgataagctagctgaattgtacattgctgaAATTTTTAGATTGCACAGAGttcctatttctattattttggatagatatccgagatttacttcgatattttagaagaaattacaagaagctttaggtacgaagttaaattttagtactacttttcatccgtAAACTGACGATCAATCTGAAAGAGCAatccaaattcttgaagatatgctctgatgttgtgttctagaattcgaaggtagttaggagaaatatctaccattggtcgaatttgtttataacaacagttttcaatcgagtataaagatggcaccatatgaagcattgtatgaCCGCAAGTGTCGAACTCTGTTGTATTGGACGGAAcatagtgagaaacagattcatgggttgacttggttagagaaattgaagaaaaagtgaaggtaataaGTGACTGCTTGAAAGccgcttcagatcgacaaaattCGTAAGtagatttgaaaaggaaagaaattgaattttaagTCAGTGACAAGGTATTTATGAAAGTATCTCCGtagaagaagattttgagatttggttgtaaaggcaattaagtccacgtttcattgggccgtatgaggttacTGAAAAAATAGGGACAGTGGCACACTTTACCGACAGAGttagaaaggattcataatgtgtttcatgtgtcgatgttgtgaCGATACCATtttgatccctcacatgtgatttctctgacagagattgagatttgacctaatatgacttatggtgaagaatagatcaagattttagcccgggaagttaaacagttgagaaataaaagtatagccctagtgaaagttttatggaaaaGACATAGGGTCGAAGAAggtacgtgggaacctgaggaatctatgagaaaatagtactcGAACCTATTTActtgtaagattttcggggacgaaaattcctaaaggggggaaagttgtaacagcccgttttagggccaaatcgaaacaatggtttcgggaccatgaatcctacatagaaagatttattttattatatttttgtggtttaCAATTTCATGGAATTGTTTTGTggaaatttcgttcgaaaattttatcgattgggcatttaatttagctaaaaggactaaactgtaataggtgcaaaatgtgtgttctagaagctagaggtgtctaattgctatcaaattttaaattgaatatccttagatggtaattagaccattttttaattagatggacaaaaatggacatgattaggtgaaattttaaagttatgcatgaaaggcattttagtcatttgtcaaataaagccaaaataactaaataaaatctTCATCTTCATCCATTTAGTCCCCTTTGGCCAAAATTTAcaagaggaagacatagctagggtttttcaagcttccaagctcgattgtaagtccattctaccccgtttttaatgattttcaagtttttgagatccttgtaacctaatctagctattttaaggactaatttgaaagaaagatgaagtttaCAATTTTACACATGTTAGATATTTGcatattttgatgtctaatggtagaaaatgtatgttagctgtaagataaacaacttttgctaagtgattttcggtaaaaatattaaaaaggacttatttgtaaaagttataaaataagtagtaaaagtgtgattaagtggaaaatgtgggctggtataagTATAAAAATGGTTTGGTTAGACTTGggttttgaataaattgaatacatttcaatttacgagcctagggactaaattgtaaaaatgtgaaatattaggggtaaaaatgtaatttttcataatatgatttttgggctaaattaaataacgtgagtattaaatgagttaaatttgttattatagatcaagaaaaaagaggttcggacctagatcgggggaaaaacaaagtgtttgacgattagatccaattctactatttttgaaccgaggtaagttcttatgtaaacaATGCATTGCTATATTTATGTTTTGAAtgttttaatattgtatgaattgtgattgactctttggatgtattcgacaaagttttgacaagcgaaaaatcccggttgaaccttaagaatagaataggatacgagtgacatgtcactaggaatccTTGTGTATATGCGATTATGTAATCTGAttgctggtctcgtacgtcctgCCAGTGgttgggtagtccggcatgtgttgcggttacctGACAACTTTTGTGAGCAGCACTATATAGATATgtcctgactgacagcttgtgtgagcagacccgtgattAGCTCAAAAATGAGcccatatgtattatgagatatgaggtagcttcggctatatatatggGCCACTTGTGTGCAGGATTTTCGAGTATTCgttaatattccgagtgttcaacgggaatgtcaaagttgtgaaaagatatggttatgttgcgagttggtacaggtatgtacgtaaaactcatagctaatgagctcgatatgtgatggaCTCTTGCTAGgattgtgattgagtaagttatgactaCGAGATATTGATAACGTTCATGCTAATCTTtttcatgttaattgtatgttaattgtggggttatgatgcttattatttgcataggaacttactaagctatatagcttactccccttcctttcacttgtcttatagtgtcatcaagctagctcggggttcggagatcgtcggagatccattcacactatcaacaattattttggtaccaatgaattcaacattttaagttatggcatgtataggggacttggtcattttgttatgtgtcatattgatttggccaaatgtgttggcttatattggttagaagttcattttgtataaggccattgggaatgggctaatattggttataagtatattcatataatgATGCCTTTCATGAATTATgggttgatgtcttggttgtggatgtttggttgtatgtatatgcttggattggtgctatgttatgttgtgtaggtgtgtgcactaaagggtggcaaaatggcttggtaaatagccttattttttccacacgggtagacacatgggcgtgtgtctaggccatgtgtgacacacgacttgccccgacgggcatgtgtttaggcctTGTGTCCTCTGCACCCTAATTCTTGCAAAGCAAAATGCCCAATATTGAgtacacgagcagagacacggtaGTGTGTTTCAGTCGTGTAAGGGCACGGCCTTGGACATGGATGTGTGTCCCgagcgtgtgaagtctgcacttatttaatgaaaaatcataaattttaaattgaccacacggcctagcacacgagcgtgtgacatggccgtgtgtcttcaatttaTTCTTgagtgacaaacagagagttacacgggttcgaGACACGAGCTAgtgtgaccacacggcttgcccacacgggcatgtcccatatccacacaggtgtgtgactcatgtttagtgaaaaattttctaagttttgtaaaattttctaaagttctcggtttagtcccaaaccgtttccaaagcatgttttgggcctcgtaggctcatattagggactttataattaaatgcaaaaatttttaatttggacgcaaatgTATAACCCGAAATTGTATGTTTGTTCAtgtgatatgtccggtaatgcctcatatcctattccggcgttgaatacgagtgaggggtgttacaacaaagaTGGAGATAAACTAAAGCCCGAAACCCGAAATAAGaatatttaaatacaaaatttttagaaagcttgtaaaagctaatacgtTATTTTTTCTAATGTGGAAAAAtggcctatttataggttaaattcataggtcaaatagtATTAAATTAACCTACACTAATCAGAGTCTAAGTGAGAAACTAAAAACatagtttaactaggagaagaaagtCGAAAAAATTGCATGACACGCCGCGACGTCATGACGTGGAATTCGTGTCGCCGAGACAAGGCGGTGTTGCATCTTTGGGACGACAGTCTTCTTCTCGCCGTGGCGTCGGTAGCTCGTCGGGATGAGGAGCTTCTACTCATTGCGATGTCACTCTCTGTTTCAGCCCAAATACAAGGCATAACTGCACAGTTTCTTAATCTTATAGATTTCTTAGATGGTTAATTAGTGTTGAATTTGAAATTCCTAAAGAAGTTATgtatttacaaatataaaaattatatttataaaaaataatttattgaatgAATTATAAGTGAAGTGGTAAAGGATTGTGTACAAATTTTCATTTAGCACGGTTCGATTCTTAGTCTTATTTGTTTTAAGTACAATTTTGTAGTTTCtttatttaaagatttttatataaaaatatgaaaagataaaaatatcattCTAATAGTAATTATTACATTCCTAATGAGAAAACTTGAGTTCGAATTTTGGAGACGATATTGTTGAGAGGGCAGTCATGAATCTTGAAAAATTTATCTCCAGATATCATTAAATAGACATGAAAGATAACTTAGTTTtacctaaaaaaaataatttcaaaattctacCAGCTTAATTAATTGCATTATAATAGTATTACTTAGTTAATTGCAATTAGCTCTTACAATTTATATAACAAATGAAATCTAATTTTTCAAATCCATATCCCCAcacatattattatataattctgattatttatttatttaaatactaTAAAGAAAGTAGTTATGTATGtaatataaaatacaaatatcttaaattacattttctaaataaaaaatgtttgttactaaataaaatttaaatgataaGTTACCAAAATTTTCTTGTGTATGATGTGATTTTACATATTAATTTGGcaatttttcgaaaaataaactttttattacttaaaattgTTTTGCTTATTAGTTAATTTTGTACTAAGGAAAATGTCTTAAAAACcccttttttaaataaatattattataaaaggcAATAATgtcatttaatatttttgtatagtatctttaaaaaaacttaagtcagttattttataaaaatactatatatgaaaataattatccacttcatatataactttttttaattttcacttcTCACCTATgttgaatagttttttttttcttttttaatttctcaaggataaatattttttttcgttTGCTCATACTTTTAATAACTTCTTTCATAATTTCCCAAGAAACCATCGGAAACTAAACAACACCAGCCATATGCCAAAGAGAATGTCATTGGCAAGATGAATCACGTGAAATTGGCTCTCTCAATCATCCACAGCAAGTACCCTATCTCTAAGTGCCTCAGTCAAAGCCGGTGCAAATGTAGACCTCTGCATGAACCATATCTTGGCACTTTTGATTCACTCTTTGGTACCATTTAGATTATTAAGAACGTTAGTAAGTTCCATTGCAACAACAGAGGGTAGTTGACCAGAAAGGCCCTTTGAAGGACTAACGATATTCTGGCCGGCCAAGAGCAATAAAAAGCTGAGCATGCTTATAGTGATGCTGTTGATCATAAAATGGTGGAGAAGCAGGTTGCGTTGGTGCCCATCTAGAAGTTTTTCTGCGCTGGGTGCAGAGGGTAAGTTTGGAAGTTCAGTAACGGTGGCAAGTTGTCTTTACAATCTGTATACGATTTCCTGTGGAAGCAAAACTGTTCTCTTGATTGGAAgaagttgcagaaattgaagctTCCATATAAACTATTGGTGGGTAATAATTTCAGCCCTACTAGAAGTGAACTAAAGGCGAGATCTCGAGGTGAATAAGTTATGCTGATCATTTGTTTCCAAGACATCATAGATGCAGGGCACGCTAACGTTAAGAATGATACTTATGCAGGGCAGACTAATGTTATCAAAAAtgatattttacaactttacgaTTTGGGTATTGTATATTACGTCAGTATAATTCTACCCTAAAATGGAAACATATTCTGAAGGTTCGTACTGCAATTCATTCGAAAATAAACCTTTAATGACAGAGATTCAGTAGATGGTGAAACAACTAAATGTTAGGGCCACCAAACATCACACCCGCTTGATCAAATAGTTAAGCAGATGGCAAATGTGCAGCAAAAAGTCGTGTATCCTATAGTTGGttgcttttgtttttgttttctaaaAAAGAGAAAAGACTATAGGTATTATTCGAGAATCAGGATTTAGAAAAGCACCATAGAAAGATGAGAATTGACAATAAGAAATATTCGTACCTTGGAGATGCTGAACAAATACTACTAGCGGATAATTACTACTTAGAAATGGAAACGAAGTCTAAACCATATACATAAAAGTAAAGATAGTTGGGGACAAATATTTGGCAGTTGATGATGGAACATGAGCCACGAACTGCATTACACAGCACCCCCTTTGACATGGTATTCAGCAGATGCGAGAACCTGAGCATGCTCAACTTTCCTGTCTTTTTCAACTTCATCAAAGTGATCCTCTCGGGCATTATCAGCCAACATCAGGGCAACTAACCAAAATAGGACTGAATCAAGGGAAACAAACGCACCACCACCAAGGAGTCCAGTCTTAGCAGTAGGACATTCAGTGGAGAGATTGTGATGAACATTCCGGATCAAGTGAAGGTGCTCTGTGATCGTCGGCCACAAGAGCAGAGTGGCTGCTAAGCCACCTGTAAACCTGCCACAAGCGGATCAACAAGGGTGTGAATACTTGAGTGAGTTTAATAGAATCGGAAAATATGATGTGACCAGTGTCGGGGGAAAGTCAAAGGAGGATTATATGATGTGAAATTTGAAATAGCAAGTCAATCAGATTAGTAAGGATTAAGGAAATCACTGAATCAACATAATCATAAGGAAATCATTGAATCTACATAATCCTggactaaaatatatatatatatagagagagagagagagtagcGCTTACAAGGCAATGTTGAAGAAGACGAAGAAACTAGTGTTTTGGAAGAGAACAGACTGTGGAACAGATTTTCCTCTGTAGGGGTAAAACAGAGACCAATAGCCAGTGAGAGTAGATAGTATCAGAAATGCAACCGATAGGTAGCCCAGAACCACCGAAGGATCCGATGGATACTTACAAATAACCACATCTTTTCCAGAAATTGGAGTTCCAGCGGCAGGCTGTGATTTAAAACCAAATggaataacattttttttatcccAAAAATAATCTCATCGTCAACAAATATCAATATATATTCAGAATTCACAATAATAATAAACCCTAAAATAACTGTAGAAGATCACAACAGTTAGGGTTAAGGGGGAAATAGAATAAATACAGAAACCTTCTTGTTTTCGGCAATGACTCCAAAGATAAAAGATAAGACGCCAAGACTGGCAACGATGAGGGCCGCTCGCTTGATGGTCACAGCCATGATTGATTTTTGATTAGGCGATTCTGCTACGGTtgaatagtaaaaataaaattttaaattaaaaagaaaagttcaattaaattaaagaaagaatttttggCGGATAAAAACCGATCGAAAAAATCGATGGATGAATTATATTTGTGGAAGCAATATACAAACGTACCTGGGCAGAAGGATGAAAAAGGACTCCTTTTCTTGACTTGCGTCAAAGGTCGAGCAGGATCAATATCAGGAGGAGAAGAAGAACATATAGTCCATGTATGAATTAGTATTAGTAGTGTAAGTCAAATAGAATCCGGTTATCCCCCTAAATCTCTTCTTATCAATCGCCCTTTACAATCACCTTTTTACCCCTTTCTTTTTAGATTTCATTTGGGCAAACTATACTGCTAGTCacctaattattaatattttttttagttactcaattataaaaaattacaaaatgattatctaattatttcactttttcttttttgtcacccaattatttgaatttttttttactcacCAACTATTAAATTACTAACGGAAAGGTAACTTGACTGCTTTTAAGATTtacataataacaactttaaccctcaaattttataattgtgtcaatttagtcttgtgTCCAAAAAAAACTAActctcaatatttacacattttgtaatttgatctttcttttgtaattttacttttatttgtgacatcaaaggttaattttaaaagaatgagaaaatattaaaattattatattggattttttggtgttttcatttttggtatattttggatcaaatttagttgatagaaTTCTTTAGGCTTTTAGGTGAAAGGGTCCAATTAGGTGAAAGGGTCCAAAGaataacaaaattgaaaaaaatcaaattacataatttataaatatttagggttaaattttttaaaattaaaattaaattaacataatatataaaattgagGGTCACAATTGCTATTATGCTGATTTAAAAACTTCTGCATCATCTTCCCATCAACAATTAATAgttaatgaataaaaatattaaataattgaataattattttataatttttcatgatTAGATACATATCAATAATTAGATAACTATAAATGTAGTTTatccatttcattttcatttcttccaTTTCCAGCTCACGTCACCAACTATATTTGCTATATTCTAGG comes from the Gossypium hirsutum isolate 1008001.06 chromosome A06, Gossypium_hirsutum_v2.1, whole genome shotgun sequence genome and includes:
- the LOC107944075 gene encoding uncharacterized protein, with amino-acid sequence MAVTIKRAALIVASLGVLSFIFGVIAENKKPAAGTPISGKDVVICKYPSDPSVVLGYLSVAFLILSTLTGYWSLFYPYRGKSVPQSVLFQNTSFFVFFNIALFTGGLAATLLLWPTITEHLHLIRNVHHNLSTECPTAKTGLLGGGAFVSLDSVLFWLVALMLADNAREDHFDEVEKDRKVEHAQVLASAEYHVKGGAV